Part of the Haloprofundus halobius genome is shown below.
AAAGACAGCGTTGTGATTCCAGCAGGTGAGACAGTAGATCTCTTCAGTGATTCATTCCCATTCGGTTCGGAAATTGGTGACGAGGGTATGGGCTGTTCGACTGATGGAAACAGTGGGAAGTTCACGGTCGGGTTAGAAACTCGAGTCATTGGCCAAGAAGTCACAAAATCGTACAATGTAGAGTACACTGACTCTGACGAAATGCAAAACTGCGAAATCACAATCAGTGAGGCTTGATCATGGTTGATCTAATCGACGTTGTCTTAGAGGGGTTCAAAGACGTCGTTGACTGGATTATCGGCCTCTTCATGGATGGCCTGACGACGGGATACAACAAGCTCACCGAGGAGATGTTTGGGACCCCCACTCCTCAGACGGATGGAGCATTCGTCTTCGGGGAACCGACGAACGCACCCTGGTCAACGATTCAGGATGCACTCGTCGGTGGCGAAATAATGCTCATCGCGTTGCTGCTGCTCGTGATGAGCGTACAAGGGCGTCATACCATCCGAATATTCAATATCGGTAGTGCATACGAAGCGAGGAAAACAAAGAAAACTGCGTGGGTTGGTGCGTTTCTGATTATTGTCTGGTATTGGGTCGGTGTCCTCACGCTCTACATTGTTGATGGATTCTCGATTGCTCTGATGCCCGGTATGGCTTCGCTTCGTAACGCTATGTTGGGATTCCTCAGCGTGACGCTGACCAATCCTGGGTTATCGCTGTTGTTTGCGCTGATCGGAGGCATCTCAATGTGGGCACTAGAGGCCCTGTTTTACATCCGTGAGATTCTCCTCTATGTCTATCTCTACGGAATGCCGATTGCGATCGCCCTTGGGTATGGAAATATACCAATTGTCTCTGATATCGCCATGGGGTTCTGCAAGCGGTTTGTCCCCCTTGCCGTCCTACCACTACCAGCATCGATAGTATTCAAAGGCTATGACCTGATATACGGTGGCGGGACGCTCACTCCTGAGACTGCCTTTCTCAAGTTCCTAGTTGCTGCTTCTCTACCACTGGTTGCGCTCTACATTACCTGGAAGACGTTCAAGTACGCGACTCCGTTGACTGCCAAGGTCGTAGGTGGTGCGACGAAGGGAGCTGCCCTCGTCGGCGGTGTCGCAGCCGGTGCGTATGTCGGCGGTGCTGGCGTCGCGACGACGGCAGCACGATGGGGGCCAAAAGCCGCTGCTGGTCACGCTGTCGCACAGAAAGCAGCTGCTCGAGGGGGTCACAGCGGCGGGGACAGCGCCCCTCCATCATACCGCCGGACTGAGAACGATCCAAGCGGAGCAACGGCAGAGGCATCGAGTACTGATCGTGGAATGGAGTTTGATCGAGGAATCCACTAACAATGTCGATGGATCAAGACGCAGCCGCACGGCGCATCATGGACCAGTTCGGCGAAGAGAGTCGCATCCCCTACCTCAACATTGAGGAGGGCGACGTCGGCGTGCTCATCGCCTTCCCGATCATCGGCCTGTTCATCGCTGGCCTCACTGGTATCGAGTCACTCGCCCTCCCGTTCGTAGCAGGAGGATTCGGGTTTGGCGTTGCCATCATCTACGTCTCTCCCGACCACCTGAACGCGTGGACGTGGACGAAGGACGTCTATCGCTACGCCAAGCGACCGCGAGTTACGTTCAGTGCCCCAGAGGAGCCCAAGAGTGACACGAACGAGACAGAGCGGAATGAAGGCGGTCTCGCGAACTACACGCCGTTCAAGCCGGACGAGCGAACGCAGGACCTCACGAACGTCAAGCGAGCATGGCCCGGTGCTGGAGCGATTCAACGTGCGGATGGAACGATGGAAGCATTCATCGAGATCGATCCGGGGAACATGGACTTCGCCATGTCTGACGACTGGGCTCAGCTCCAGGAGGCGGGCGAAGAGTTCGCCAACAAGGAACTTGATTCGAAGCTCAAACTCCACGCCACAACCCGATCATTTCCGGTAGAGCAAATCACCGAGACAATCGAGGAGCGGCTCAACGACGAGGACGTCAAACAGAACTCGATCTTTCGGGAACTCCTCGAGGAGTACCGCGAGACGCGTCCCAAAGAGATGCGTGACCGGGGCATCCAGCAGGTCCGCTACTACATCGGCGTCGAGGTCACGCCGCTCGAAGTCTACGATAGATACCGAGACGAAGGGACACCCGCCGAGAAACTGACGCAGTTCCCCGTCATTGGGTTCCTGTTCAACCCATTCGTGACTCGTCGTGAGGACCTCACGGATGTCGAGCGGCGGGTTCAGATGTTCGAGAAGCTGGACAGCCGCGTCAACGACGTTCGCGCCGAGTTCATCCAGCAGGCGTCCGGGTGGTCTGCTCGCCGGCTCAGTACGGTCGAACTGTTCGTTCTGAATATGGACTTCTGGAACGGTCGCGAGCACGACTACGACGAGGCAGAGCGTGTTGTTCGCGAGCAACCGATCATCGGCCACTCGCGCCGGGAGGATGAGACCAATGCGTAGCGTTGTCCTGCAGGCGGGTGGCGGGACCTTCACCCAACTCACAGAGTGGCTACGGAACCCAACGTCACCCGAGGGTGCGGCGATTTACCTTCTGTTGGTTGTAGTCCTCGGCGTCGTCGGGAAACTCCTCTGGGACTGGCACACCGCCGACGACGAACCCGAAGTCGATTTCTCGGACGTCCTCGACGAGGAGACACTCGAAGAGGGTCACGCGGAAGGCCAGCTCCTCGACGACATCTCTGAGTCCCACAAAACGGTGACTGCGCCAGCAGCCATCGAGTGGGAGACACGATCCGCACGCGTCGGCGAGCAGTGGACGACGACGCTGTACATCGCGGACTACGCCGATTACCCGAACGACGGGTATCTGAGCGATCTCTTCGAGTTGACCGACGTCGAGTTCGACCTCACAGCGCACATCACCCCGAAGAACCAGCAGCGAGCGCGGAACGAATTACAGGACATCGCTGACGACCTCCAGGTCGACGCCGATCTTGAACAGAGCGTCCGCAGCGCGTACCTCCAAGAGCGAGCGAACGAAGCCGCTGCGACGTACAAGGCCGTCGAGAGTGGGGCAAACGTCTTCGACCAGGGGATGTTCGTCACGGTTCGAGCTGACGACAAGGACGACCTCAGGGACTCAGTCCAGAAGGTCAAGAGTGCGCTCCGCGACGACCCCGCAAACCTCACGCCGAAGACTGCGATCTGTCGGCAGGACCTCGCGCTGCAGTCGGCTGCCCCCATTGGAAACAACGTATTCGGGCGCGAATCTATCGCCCTCGGTGGGGCCGTTGGAGCGCTCCTTTCGTCGCCACATAACGCGACCATCCTCGAAGAGGGCGGGGTCGAGTTCGGGATTCACAAGGACAACCAGAGCCCCGTCGTCATCGACCCGTTCGCCCGTGACAACGGGTATGCGATGTTCACCGTCGGCGATACTGGGTCTGGGAAGTCGTTCGGGTCGAAACAGAACTTCATCCGCTCTATCGAGCAGAGTAAGGACCGCATCGGCATCATTCTCGAACCGCTCAACAACTGGGCAGGCGTTTCTGAAGCACTCGGAGCGAAACGCATCACCGTCGGTGGGACACTCGGGCTGAATCCCCTGGAGATTCGCCAGACACCTGACCACGTCCAGCGAGCGATGGGTGAGGACGCGAGCCCGTTC
Proteins encoded:
- a CDS encoding VirB4 family type IV secretion system protein, which encodes MRSVVLQAGGGTFTQLTEWLRNPTSPEGAAIYLLLVVVLGVVGKLLWDWHTADDEPEVDFSDVLDEETLEEGHAEGQLLDDISESHKTVTAPAAIEWETRSARVGEQWTTTLYIADYADYPNDGYLSDLFELTDVEFDLTAHITPKNQQRARNELQDIADDLQVDADLEQSVRSAYLQERANEAAATYKAVESGANVFDQGMFVTVRADDKDDLRDSVQKVKSALRDDPANLTPKTAICRQDLALQSAAPIGNNVFGRESIALGGAVGALLSSPHNATILEEGGVEFGIHKDNQSPVVIDPFARDNGYAMFTVGDTGSGKSFGSKQNFIRSIEQSKDRIGIILEPLNNWAGVSEALGAKRITVGGTLGLNPLEIRQTPDHVQRAMGEDASPFNEKLDDAMSFLTNFFALRGISLGDRRTTLELGLKRAYKRNDITDDISTHSNPSPTIRDMMDVFEDMVDDPEEFVVRSDEEAGKIREDATWLLDQLRPFEEEGRHANLGKSSEFDIRDEKVIYLDLAQQEGSVDSSTALTMQLLISLVYERAKETDKEVVFVIDEARYIMQDAASLAFLETVFRHHRHHDLSIRLVTQTVDEFFEHAESEAILDQCAVKQFHRLDGMDDQWADEFGLNYAQMRYVQDAVPGNEDAGFSEALVGVDGEWRGIKVEAMPKEKQVIDFDPTEQRRSSLPGAGKEAVDTDVLEFREELEEQVTNGQSKESETVSAKPDGGSMEGEDDA